One segment of Geoanaerobacter pelophilus DNA contains the following:
- a CDS encoding alginate O-acetyltransferase AlgX-related protein, giving the protein MLLISALVLFFSLGGLAVTLLEDKASVARTDALLPGIMTVAAFCSAWSWWWVMLRRQQGEAGPDGSTLQKKVLFGLIHASLLVTVTLILMNFAASFFAVNWPMSGLHGVSSTIGKQAWEYQSKKEGYVQVNSWGQRDVEHSVAPQAGLYRMIFVGDSFLEQGANVPLVARTAALLNGVAPSYELINLGVSATDPDEYFYRLKRVGLPLKPNHCVMTIYAGNDFIHDRTLLSYGGVSATYPRLSFLQVLGLRSLDQVISNERRPVLRAWFKGGALLKHELELQEIFGKTGNDGETEGEYLSFFPPERQARLKSVLNSSSAEARSLFFNMLRHPDEGRFRSYFLDVATKAANGMPAPEYIDDSYAYGWVKASQELCRRNGVKFTLVVIPEGFSVDSRMTAHYAALADMKAYLKYLDDATSRIVSHARSDGMDVIDLREVLAKVPGAYLNMDGHWSQQGVDRVALYLADRFANAKDNSQGK; this is encoded by the coding sequence ATGTTGCTAATCTCAGCCTTGGTCCTGTTTTTTTCACTTGGCGGGTTGGCGGTGACATTGCTGGAAGACAAGGCGTCAGTGGCTCGCACTGACGCCTTGCTGCCAGGCATTATGACTGTCGCGGCCTTTTGCTCTGCCTGGAGCTGGTGGTGGGTTATGCTACGCAGGCAACAGGGAGAAGCTGGCCCTGATGGCAGTACCCTGCAAAAAAAGGTGCTTTTCGGTCTTATCCATGCCTCGCTGCTGGTAACAGTGACTCTTATTTTGATGAATTTTGCCGCCTCGTTTTTTGCCGTGAACTGGCCGATGAGTGGTTTGCACGGGGTCTCTTCAACAATAGGTAAGCAAGCATGGGAATACCAGAGTAAAAAAGAAGGTTATGTCCAGGTCAACTCCTGGGGGCAGAGAGATGTTGAACATTCTGTCGCGCCCCAGGCCGGGTTGTACCGGATGATTTTTGTCGGGGACTCTTTTCTGGAGCAGGGGGCAAATGTGCCTCTCGTCGCACGAACTGCAGCTCTGCTTAATGGGGTTGCCCCATCCTACGAGCTGATAAATCTCGGTGTCTCAGCAACAGATCCTGATGAATATTTTTACCGGCTGAAAAGGGTAGGGCTTCCCTTGAAGCCGAATCATTGCGTCATGACTATCTATGCAGGCAATGATTTCATCCATGACCGCACTCTACTGAGCTATGGGGGGGTATCGGCAACGTACCCCAGGCTGTCCTTTCTGCAGGTTCTCGGGCTGCGATCACTGGATCAGGTGATCAGCAACGAGCGCCGTCCGGTGCTACGAGCCTGGTTCAAGGGGGGGGCGCTCCTGAAGCACGAGCTGGAACTGCAGGAGATTTTTGGCAAGACAGGCAATGATGGTGAGACAGAAGGAGAGTATCTCTCTTTTTTCCCTCCAGAACGCCAAGCAAGGCTAAAATCGGTTCTTAACAGCTCTTCTGCCGAGGCAAGAAGCTTGTTCTTCAATATGCTGCGGCATCCTGACGAAGGAAGGTTTCGCAGCTACTTTCTGGATGTTGCAACAAAAGCTGCCAATGGGATGCCTGCACCGGAATATATTGACGACAGCTATGCATATGGTTGGGTCAAGGCTTCACAGGAGCTTTGCCGCAGGAATGGGGTCAAATTTACCCTTGTGGTTATTCCTGAGGGCTTTAGCGTCGATTCCAGGATGACAGCCCACTATGCGGCGCTTGCGGATATGAAAGCCTACCTGAAATATCTTGATGATGCGACCAGCCGGATTGTCAGTCATGCCCGTAGCGATGGGATGGATGTCATCGACCTACGTGAGGTGTTGGCCAAAGTTCCGGGAGCCTATCTGAATATGGATGGTCACTGGTCACAGCAGGGTGTGGACCGGGTTGCACTGTATTTAGCGGACCGGTTTGCAAACGCCAAGGATAACAGCCAAGGGAAATAG
- a CDS encoding DUF5989 family protein, whose product MTFLKELWLFLLERKKWWLLPIIAVLLFLGLLIAVSGGSALGPFIYTLF is encoded by the coding sequence GTGACTTTTCTGAAAGAGTTGTGGCTGTTTCTGCTGGAGAGAAAGAAGTGGTGGTTGCTGCCGATCATTGCAGTGCTGCTGTTTTTAGGACTGCTGATCGCAGTCTCAGGCGGCTCGGCTCTGGGCCCTTTCATCTACACACTGTTCTAG
- a CDS encoding carbamoyltransferase family protein — translation MYIIGLSAYYHDSAAVLIRNGEILAAAQEERFTRVKHDSAFPVNAVRYCLDFAGISMAAVTAVAFYDKPFLKFERLLETYYAFAPRGLTSFVAAMPVWIKEKLFLKKLLLEELQTADVTCPADIKLLFPEHHLSHAASAFYPSPFADAAIITLDGVGEWATASICHGEGGAIRVLKELRFPHSLGLLYSAVTYYLGFKVNSGEYKLMGLAPYGNASSSRTARFVSKIKEQLVDIKEDGSLRLNMEYFDFAVGQKMVDITKWEELFGFTRRQEEADLLPEHCDLALATQLVTEEVVLKMAGEARRLTGSANLCLAGGVALNCVANGRLLKSGLVENIWIQPAAGDAGGALGAALAAHYISCSGSRQIDKNLDRMQGAYLGPEYSSLEIERMTRKFGAVSHCYELFTELCDLTASLLADGNVIGWFQSRMEWGPRALGNRSILADPRSPEMQSKLNLKIKFREGFRPFAPAVQMECLQEYFDLAVPSPYMLLVADVQAHRRNSLPADFQARGVRDKLCHLRSDIPSVTHVDYSARVQTVHRETNPRFWQLLEAFKCKTGYAVLVNTSFNVRGEPIVMTPEDAYRCFMQTDMDYLVLGNFIFDKKMQPDFHASPLPKFQLD, via the coding sequence ATGTATATAATTGGGCTTTCCGCATACTATCATGACTCAGCCGCAGTGCTGATCCGCAACGGAGAGATCCTGGCGGCAGCCCAGGAGGAGCGCTTTACCAGGGTTAAGCATGACTCGGCCTTCCCTGTAAATGCGGTGCGCTACTGTTTAGATTTCGCCGGTATTTCTATGGCAGCTGTGACAGCAGTTGCATTCTATGACAAACCTTTCCTGAAGTTCGAACGTCTACTGGAGACCTATTACGCCTTTGCACCGCGAGGGCTCACTTCCTTTGTGGCGGCAATGCCTGTCTGGATCAAGGAAAAACTGTTCCTCAAAAAGCTGCTTCTGGAAGAGTTGCAAACTGCCGACGTTACCTGCCCGGCTGATATCAAGTTGCTCTTCCCCGAACACCATCTTTCCCATGCTGCCAGTGCCTTTTACCCGTCACCTTTTGCAGATGCGGCTATTATAACTCTGGATGGGGTTGGTGAGTGGGCAACTGCCTCAATCTGCCATGGTGAAGGGGGGGCTATCAGAGTTTTGAAGGAGCTCAGGTTCCCTCACTCGCTTGGACTCCTTTATTCAGCAGTAACATATTATCTCGGGTTCAAGGTTAATTCCGGCGAATACAAACTGATGGGTCTTGCACCTTACGGTAACGCTTCTTCCAGTCGGACAGCCCGCTTTGTCAGTAAGATTAAAGAGCAGTTGGTTGATATCAAGGAAGATGGTTCTCTGCGACTCAACATGGAGTACTTTGATTTTGCAGTCGGGCAAAAAATGGTGGACATCACCAAATGGGAAGAGCTGTTTGGCTTCACAAGGCGCCAGGAAGAGGCGGACCTCCTGCCGGAGCACTGCGATCTTGCACTTGCGACTCAGCTGGTAACGGAAGAGGTAGTGCTGAAGATGGCCGGTGAGGCCAGACGCCTGACCGGATCGGCTAACCTCTGTCTTGCTGGCGGGGTTGCTTTGAATTGTGTTGCAAATGGCAGGTTACTGAAAAGTGGTCTGGTGGAAAATATCTGGATCCAGCCGGCTGCCGGCGATGCCGGAGGTGCTCTGGGAGCGGCTCTGGCAGCCCATTATATCAGCTGCTCCGGCTCACGCCAGATTGACAAAAACTTGGATCGAATGCAGGGTGCCTACCTTGGGCCGGAGTACTCTTCGCTTGAAATCGAGCGGATGACCAGAAAGTTCGGCGCTGTGTCCCACTGTTACGAGTTGTTTACGGAACTCTGTGATTTAACGGCCAGCCTGCTGGCTGATGGCAACGTCATCGGCTGGTTTCAGTCGAGGATGGAATGGGGGCCGCGTGCCCTCGGCAACCGGAGTATTCTGGCCGATCCTCGCTCACCAGAGATGCAGAGCAAACTTAATCTGAAGATCAAGTTTAGGGAGGGGTTTCGTCCCTTTGCTCCGGCAGTGCAGATGGAGTGTCTTCAAGAGTATTTCGATCTCGCTGTTCCTTCCCCGTACATGTTGTTGGTGGCTGACGTGCAGGCACACAGGCGAAATTCCTTGCCAGCCGATTTTCAGGCACGGGGAGTGCGAGATAAGCTCTGTCATCTTCGCTCCGATATCCCGTCGGTGACCCATGTCGATTATTCCGCCCGGGTGCAGACAGTCCACCGGGAAACCAATCCCCGTTTCTGGCAGCTGCTTGAAGCGTTCAAATGCAAAACCGGTTATGCCGTCCTGGTTAATACCAGCTTCAATGTTCGCGGTGAACCGATTGTGATGACGCCGGAGGATGCCTATCGTTGCTTCATGCAGACAGATATGGATTATCTTGTGCTTGGGAATTTTATCTTTGACAAGAAGATGCAACCGGATTTTCATGCATCTCCGCTGCCCAAATTTCAACTCGATTGA
- a CDS encoding glycosyltransferase, whose protein sequence is MYQSSRVAHWDRLADRFSHCGLRSEYHRRLTELYREIIPADQAVLEIGCAKGELLASLSPARGVGVDFSEGMLRHARQLHPSLEFYLKDAQNLEGISGSFDYIICSDLVDDLWDVQEFLLAVHRLCTPETRIVFNFYSHLWNLPLRFAQQLGFAREMLPQNWLTVEDLIGLLNLSGFGTVSHRSEILLPLAVPGVTSLCNRGLAKFKPFSWFNLTHFIVARALPVRFDSTARPTVSVIVPTRNEAGNIVEVIERIPQLGAGTEIIFVEGGSSDGTYEVIEAEIASHSELKCRLMRQSGCGKGDAVRTGFEAAVGDILMILDADMTVAPESLEKFYMALVQGHGEFINGVRLVYPLNDRAMRFVNLIGNKFFSIAFTWLLGQTIKDTLCGTKALWKHSYEKLAANRSHFGDIDPFGDFDLLLGAARLNLKIVDLPVRYGERLYGETNISRWSHGLLLFRMLLAAARKLKFV, encoded by the coding sequence GTGTACCAATCATCTCGAGTAGCCCACTGGGACAGGCTTGCGGATAGATTCAGCCATTGCGGCCTGCGGAGTGAGTACCATCGGAGGCTAACAGAGCTCTACCGGGAGATTATCCCTGCCGATCAGGCTGTACTTGAGATCGGATGTGCTAAAGGTGAATTGCTGGCATCTTTATCTCCGGCGCGTGGAGTCGGGGTCGATTTTTCGGAGGGGATGCTGCGGCATGCACGGCAGTTGCACCCTTCTCTGGAGTTTTATCTCAAGGATGCTCAGAATCTTGAAGGGATCAGTGGGAGCTTTGATTATATAATATGCTCTGACCTAGTTGATGACCTCTGGGATGTTCAGGAGTTCTTGCTGGCTGTGCATCGGCTCTGCACTCCTGAAACAAGAATCGTTTTCAATTTCTACAGTCATCTTTGGAACCTGCCACTACGATTTGCTCAGCAGCTCGGATTTGCCAGGGAAATGCTCCCACAGAACTGGCTAACGGTTGAGGATCTGATTGGCCTGTTAAATCTCAGCGGTTTTGGCACTGTCAGTCATCGATCAGAAATATTGCTGCCGCTGGCCGTCCCTGGGGTCACATCACTTTGTAACCGGGGACTTGCCAAATTCAAGCCGTTCAGCTGGTTTAACCTGACCCATTTTATCGTAGCCAGAGCTTTGCCTGTCAGATTCGATAGTACTGCAAGGCCGACCGTCTCGGTAATTGTGCCCACTCGCAATGAAGCCGGCAATATAGTAGAAGTCATAGAACGTATTCCGCAACTGGGCGCTGGGACAGAGATTATTTTCGTTGAGGGGGGCTCAAGCGATGGCACTTACGAGGTCATTGAGGCTGAGATAGCCAGTCATTCGGAATTGAAATGCCGACTTATGAGGCAAAGTGGCTGTGGCAAAGGGGATGCGGTGAGAACCGGGTTTGAGGCTGCAGTCGGGGATATTCTGATGATTCTGGATGCCGACATGACTGTTGCTCCTGAAAGTCTGGAGAAGTTCTACATGGCCCTGGTTCAGGGGCATGGTGAGTTCATCAATGGAGTTCGCCTGGTTTATCCATTGAATGATCGGGCAATGCGTTTTGTTAATCTGATAGGCAACAAGTTTTTCAGTATTGCATTTACCTGGTTGCTTGGCCAGACGATCAAAGATACATTATGCGGGACCAAGGCACTGTGGAAGCACAGCTATGAGAAGCTTGCCGCAAACAGGAGTCATTTTGGAGACATTGATCCTTTTGGCGATTTTGACCTGTTGCTGGGGGCAGCACGATTGAATCTCAAAATAGTAGATTTACCAGTTCGTTACGGTGAAAGGCTTTATGGAGAGACAAATATAAGCCGTTGGTCGCATGGGTTACTGCTATTTCGGATGCTGCTAGCTGCCGCCCGGAAACTGAAGTTTGTCTGA
- a CDS encoding radical SAM protein encodes MAALDFSRIFDLLGKIHTLLPSLFNSTRALPPLFVHIEVTHRCNVKCAMCYQDVKLSPQNELTLQEIKHIIDQLPKWCILSLTGGEPFLREDIASILEYGMKRGKCSLVTNGSLIKDSHIDMIVRNRLLLMAVSIDGMQETHDSIRRSPGLFDKAVEALGKIKEKKKELKTSFPLIDIKTVILKENLHQLTDILNLADSLSADFVTFSIPRSMDNIYSAPYRIDLQEICQTQPVYPVLGNDDLTVLTKQIEEIRKYKGKVKIRTYPEKMLNEVNLEKFYRQELTPQSFNSCFLPWSRMSISPHGDVFPCMSFLVGNVRNDSLAKLWNNDRFRAFRASLDKKSLSSFCFSCCHSECNESADCNSVNSPGRTGEH; translated from the coding sequence ATGGCGGCACTGGATTTTTCGCGAATATTTGACCTGCTGGGGAAGATCCATACTCTGCTTCCCTCTCTTTTCAACTCCACCCGAGCATTGCCTCCCTTGTTTGTTCATATCGAAGTTACCCACCGTTGCAACGTTAAATGCGCAATGTGTTATCAAGACGTCAAGCTGTCTCCCCAAAACGAACTTACCTTGCAGGAGATAAAGCATATAATTGATCAACTTCCCAAGTGGTGTATCCTCTCTCTCACCGGCGGAGAGCCGTTTTTAAGGGAAGATATTGCCTCTATACTCGAATATGGAATGAAAAGGGGCAAGTGTTCCCTTGTTACTAACGGGTCTTTGATCAAGGATAGCCATATTGACATGATTGTACGAAACAGGTTGCTGCTTATGGCCGTATCTATAGATGGAATGCAGGAAACTCACGACAGCATCCGCCGCAGCCCAGGTCTCTTTGACAAGGCCGTCGAGGCACTGGGCAAAATCAAGGAAAAAAAGAAAGAGTTGAAAACATCCTTCCCACTAATTGACATAAAGACCGTCATCTTAAAGGAGAATCTTCACCAGTTGACTGATATCCTTAATCTGGCTGATAGTCTTTCAGCAGATTTTGTGACTTTTTCGATTCCTCGCTCGATGGATAATATATACAGTGCTCCCTATCGTATTGATTTACAGGAAATCTGTCAGACACAGCCTGTATATCCGGTGTTAGGGAATGATGATTTGACCGTTCTGACCAAGCAGATAGAGGAAATACGAAAGTACAAGGGAAAGGTCAAAATCCGCACGTATCCGGAAAAAATGTTGAATGAAGTGAACCTTGAAAAATTCTATCGGCAGGAACTCACTCCCCAGAGTTTCAACTCCTGTTTCCTGCCTTGGTCACGAATGTCCATTTCGCCCCATGGGGACGTTTTCCCCTGTATGTCCTTTCTGGTCGGAAACGTCAGGAATGACAGCCTTGCCAAACTATGGAACAATGATCGTTTCAGAGCCTTCAGGGCGTCACTCGATAAAAAGAGTTTGTCCAGTTTCTGCTTCAGTTGCTGTCACTCTGAATGCAATGAGAGCGCTGATTGTAATTCTGTCAATAGTCCTGGCAGGACTGGGGAACATTAG